The following are from one region of the Bradyrhizobium sediminis genome:
- a CDS encoding flagellar hook assembly protein FlgD: MAVDVSMPTPVVSGKTTPSTDKTTTASTATTGIADNFQTFLTLLTTQLQNQNPLDPLDTNQFTQQLVQFAGVEQQLKSNEQLKSLIALEKSAQATQALIYVGNTVAVDGSTQQFNDSATWNLKAAKAATAEVTITNSTGQTVYTGNYALNQGNASFVWDGKGNDGAQWPAGTYKLTATGKDSSGKDVAIATEIQGVVDSVDLTASPALLSIGGQNYTTDQIRRVIRPTTTS; the protein is encoded by the coding sequence ATGGCAGTCGACGTATCCATGCCAACGCCGGTCGTATCGGGAAAGACGACGCCGAGCACCGACAAGACCACCACCGCCTCGACGGCGACGACCGGAATTGCGGATAATTTCCAGACTTTCCTGACGCTGCTGACGACGCAGCTGCAGAACCAGAATCCGCTCGATCCGCTCGATACCAACCAGTTCACCCAGCAACTGGTGCAGTTCGCGGGCGTCGAGCAGCAGCTCAAATCGAACGAACAGTTGAAGTCGCTGATCGCGCTCGAGAAGAGCGCGCAGGCGACGCAAGCCCTGATCTATGTCGGCAACACCGTCGCCGTCGACGGCAGCACCCAGCAGTTCAACGATTCGGCGACCTGGAATTTGAAGGCTGCCAAGGCCGCGACCGCCGAGGTCACCATCACCAACTCGACTGGACAGACGGTCTATACCGGCAACTATGCGCTGAACCAGGGCAATGCCAGTTTCGTCTGGGACGGCAAGGGCAATGACGGCGCGCAATGGCCGGCGGGCACCTACAAGCTGACCGCGACGGGCAAGGACAGCTCGGGCAAGGACGTGGCTATCGCCACGGAAATCCAGGGCGTCGTCGACTCCGTCGATCTCACCGCGAGCCCGGCGCTGCTCTCGATCGGGGGGCAGAACTACACCACCGACCAGATCCGGCGCGTGATCCGCCCCACCACCACCAGCTAG
- a CDS encoding class I SAM-dependent methyltransferase has translation MAADIDRAGVAKAYGRWAPVYDLVFGKVFDQGRQSTIAEADKIGGRVLDVGVGTGLSLSDYSPTTKLCGVDISEPMLRKAQSRVRALGLKNVETLAVMDAKNLAFPDSFFDAVVAQYVITAVPDPEATLDDFIRVLKPGGELILVNHIGAESGPRRIFELAFAPLARRLGWRPEFPWGRLVNWAARHGGVTLTERRPMPPMGHFSLIRYRKS, from the coding sequence ATGGCTGCAGATATCGACCGCGCGGGGGTCGCAAAGGCTTATGGGCGCTGGGCGCCGGTCTACGATCTCGTATTCGGCAAGGTGTTCGATCAGGGTCGCCAGTCGACCATCGCGGAGGCCGACAAGATCGGCGGACGGGTTCTCGACGTCGGCGTCGGCACCGGATTGTCGCTGTCGGATTATTCACCCACCACGAAACTGTGCGGCGTCGATATTTCCGAGCCGATGCTGCGCAAGGCGCAGAGCCGCGTGCGCGCGCTCGGTCTCAAGAATGTCGAGACGCTCGCGGTGATGGACGCCAAGAACCTGGCGTTTCCGGATTCGTTCTTCGACGCGGTGGTGGCGCAGTACGTCATCACCGCGGTGCCCGATCCCGAGGCCACGCTGGATGATTTCATCCGCGTGCTGAAGCCCGGCGGCGAACTCATCCTGGTCAATCACATCGGCGCCGAGAGCGGCCCGCGCCGCATCTTCGAACTGGCGTTCGCGCCCCTGGCGCGCCGGCTCGGCTGGCGGCCGGAATTTCCGTGGGGCCGCCTGGTGAACTGGGCCGCCCGGCACGGCGGCGTCACCCTGACCGAGCGCCGGCCGATGCCGCCGATGGGGCATTTCTCGCTTATCCGCTACCGCAAGTCCTGA
- a CDS encoding GMC family oxidoreductase, producing the protein MTNNGATSPNDTSEFDYVIVGAGSAGCVLANRLSADGKHSVLLLEAGPKDTNLWIHVPLGYGKLFKEKTVNWMYQTEPEPGLNGRQVFQPRGKVLGGSSSINGLLYVRGQHEDYDRWRQHGNTGWGYDDVLPYFKKAEDQQRGSNDFHGAGGPLPVSDMLHADPLSGAFINAATEAGIPANPDFNGATQEGAGWFQTTTRNGRRASTAVAYLRPAKGRSNLRVETSALAQRLLFEGRRAAAVEYRQNGALRTVRARKEILVSSGAYNSPQLLQLSGVGPAELLKSHGIGVVLDAPGVGNDLQDHMQVRIVMLCAQPITLNDVLNHPVRRIMAGVRYAAFRKGPLTIAAGTSGAFFKTNPRLASPDVQIHFLPFSTDKMGEKLHPFSAFSASVCQVRPESRGSLRIRSADPMAPPEIRINYLATETDRAANVEGLKILRRILAAPALKPFVIEEKEPGAKVVSDEDLLAFCRLRGNTVYHPTSTCRMGNDPLAVVDQRLRVRGIEGLRVVDASVMPDLVSGNTNAPVIMIAEKASDMILQDAR; encoded by the coding sequence ATGACCAATAATGGCGCAACGTCGCCCAACGACACTTCCGAATTCGATTACGTCATCGTCGGTGCGGGCTCGGCCGGATGCGTGCTTGCCAACCGCCTCAGCGCCGACGGCAAACATTCGGTGCTGCTGCTCGAAGCCGGCCCGAAGGATACCAATCTCTGGATCCACGTGCCGCTCGGCTACGGCAAGCTGTTCAAGGAAAAAACCGTCAACTGGATGTACCAGACCGAGCCCGAACCGGGGCTGAACGGGCGCCAGGTGTTTCAGCCGCGCGGCAAGGTGCTGGGCGGATCGAGTTCGATCAACGGCCTGTTGTACGTTCGCGGCCAGCACGAAGACTACGATCGCTGGCGGCAGCATGGCAACACCGGCTGGGGCTACGACGACGTGTTGCCGTATTTCAAGAAGGCCGAAGACCAGCAGCGCGGCTCAAACGATTTCCACGGCGCCGGCGGCCCGCTGCCGGTTTCCGACATGCTGCACGCCGATCCGCTGTCGGGGGCCTTCATCAATGCGGCGACCGAGGCCGGCATCCCCGCCAATCCCGATTTCAACGGCGCGACCCAGGAAGGCGCCGGCTGGTTTCAGACCACGACGCGGAACGGCCGGCGGGCGAGCACGGCGGTGGCTTATCTTCGTCCCGCGAAGGGGCGCAGCAATCTGCGCGTCGAGACATCCGCGCTGGCGCAGCGCCTGCTGTTCGAGGGACGGCGCGCCGCCGCTGTCGAATACCGGCAGAACGGCGCGTTGCGGACTGTGCGGGCGCGCAAGGAAATCCTGGTCTCGAGCGGCGCCTATAACTCGCCGCAGCTGCTGCAGCTTTCCGGCGTCGGACCGGCGGAACTGTTGAAGAGCCACGGCATCGGCGTCGTGCTCGACGCGCCCGGCGTCGGCAACGACCTGCAGGATCACATGCAGGTCCGCATCGTGATGCTTTGCGCGCAGCCGATCACGCTCAACGACGTTCTCAATCATCCCGTGCGCCGGATCATGGCCGGCGTGCGCTATGCGGCGTTCCGCAAGGGACCGCTGACGATCGCCGCGGGCACCTCGGGCGCGTTCTTCAAGACCAACCCGCGGCTGGCCTCGCCCGACGTCCAGATTCACTTTCTGCCGTTCTCGACCGACAAGATGGGCGAAAAGCTGCATCCCTTTTCCGCCTTCAGCGCGTCGGTCTGCCAAGTGCGCCCCGAGAGCCGCGGTTCGCTTCGCATCCGAAGCGCCGACCCGATGGCGCCGCCGGAAATCCGCATCAATTACCTCGCGACCGAGACCGATCGCGCCGCCAATGTCGAAGGCCTCAAGATCCTGCGCAGGATCCTGGCCGCGCCGGCGCTGAAGCCCTTCGTGATCGAGGAGAAGGAGCCGGGCGCGAAGGTGGTGAGCGACGAGGACCTGCTGGCGTTCTGCCGGCTGCGCGGCAACACGGTCTATCACCCGACCTCGACCTGCCGGATGGGCAACGATCCGCTGGCGGTGGTCGACCAGCGGCTTCGCGTCCGCGGCATCGAGGGCCTGCGCGTCGTCGATGCCTCCGTGATGCCGGACCTGGTATCGGGCAATACCAACGCCCCCGTTATCATGATCGCCGAGAAGGCGTCCGACATGATCCTGCAGGACGCGCGATAG
- the sciP gene encoding CtrA inhibitor SciP: MTEPHRPRVKYVIGPDGSPLTIADLPAPGTKRWVIRRKAEVVAAVRGGLLSLEEACSRYTLTVDEFLSWQFSIDQHGLAGLRTTRIQQYRQ; the protein is encoded by the coding sequence ATGACAGAACCCCATCGCCCGAGGGTAAAATACGTCATCGGGCCTGACGGCAGTCCGTTAACAATTGCGGATTTGCCCGCGCCCGGTACCAAACGGTGGGTAATTCGCCGTAAAGCCGAAGTCGTTGCCGCAGTCCGCGGCGGCCTGCTCTCCCTCGAGGAGGCCTGCAGCCGCTACACGCTGACGGTCGACGAATTCCTTTCCTGGCAGTTTTCCATCGATCAACATGGCCTTGCCGGACTGCGCACCACCCGCATCCAGCAATATCGCCAGTAA
- the mnmA gene encoding tRNA 2-thiouridine(34) synthase MnmA, with protein MLNSLDLQGRPQDTRIVVAMSGGVDSSVTAALLKSEGYDVVGITLQLYDHGAATHRKGACCAGQDIHDARNVAERIGIPHYVLDYENRFRESVIDNFADSYASGETPVPCIECNRSIKFRDLLATARELGAAALATGHYVASRRLPDGSRALVCAADADRDQSYFLFATTREQLDFLRFPLGDMTKPQARELARRFGLDVADKQDSQDICFVPTGRYTDIIGRLRPNAVEPGDIVDLGGRVIGKHQGIVHFTVGQRRGLGIASSAPLYVVRLDAGSRRVVVGPREALRMDRIQLRDINWIGDGALDAAVGDGLELFVRVRSTRAPQPAWLRAADGGYEVELVAGEEGVSPGQACVFYDASSGQARVLGGGFIKSATSRGAVREAAASRPLVEAVRG; from the coding sequence ATGCTCAACAGTCTGGATCTCCAAGGCCGTCCACAGGACACCAGGATCGTCGTCGCCATGTCGGGCGGCGTCGACTCGTCGGTGACGGCTGCGCTGTTGAAGTCCGAGGGCTATGACGTCGTCGGCATCACGCTGCAGCTTTACGATCATGGCGCGGCAACCCATCGCAAGGGCGCCTGCTGCGCCGGGCAGGACATCCACGACGCCCGCAACGTCGCCGAGCGGATCGGCATCCCGCATTACGTGCTGGACTACGAGAACCGCTTTCGTGAATCCGTCATCGACAACTTCGCCGACAGCTACGCTTCGGGCGAGACGCCGGTGCCTTGCATCGAGTGCAACCGTTCGATCAAGTTTCGCGATCTGCTGGCGACCGCGCGCGAACTCGGCGCCGCCGCGCTCGCGACCGGACATTATGTCGCTTCGCGCCGCTTGCCCGACGGATCGCGTGCGCTGGTCTGCGCCGCCGACGCCGATCGCGACCAGAGCTATTTCCTGTTTGCGACCACGCGCGAGCAACTCGATTTTCTGCGCTTTCCGCTCGGCGACATGACCAAGCCGCAGGCGCGTGAACTGGCGCGGCGCTTCGGCCTCGACGTCGCGGACAAGCAGGACAGCCAGGACATCTGCTTCGTGCCGACCGGACGCTACACCGACATCATCGGCCGGCTGCGGCCGAACGCGGTCGAGCCCGGCGACATCGTCGACCTCGGCGGCCGCGTCATCGGCAAGCATCAGGGCATCGTTCACTTCACCGTCGGCCAGCGCCGCGGCCTCGGTATCGCCTCCAGTGCGCCGCTCTATGTGGTGCGGTTGGACGCCGGCAGCCGCCGCGTCGTGGTCGGTCCGCGCGAGGCGCTGCGGATGGATCGCATCCAGCTGCGCGACATCAACTGGATCGGCGACGGCGCACTCGATGCCGCGGTCGGCGACGGCCTCGAATTGTTCGTGCGGGTGCGATCGACCCGTGCGCCGCAGCCGGCGTGGCTGCGCGCCGCCGACGGCGGCTATGAAGTAGAACTGGTTGCCGGCGAAGAGGGCGTCTCGCCGGGCCAGGCCTGCGTGTTCTACGATGCTTCTTCGGGGCAGGCGCGCGTGCTCGGCGGCGGTTTCATCAAGAGCGCAACGTCCAGGGGCGCGGTGCGCGAAGCAGCCGCGTCGCGGCCGCTGGTCGAGGCCGTGCGCGGATAA
- a CDS encoding flagellar hook-length control protein FliK: protein MSFQAPAPRSARSDQSPGNDSFAALVDSNASPDVNNARADAQSASQRRSDDAAAAAADVRRSRDAAAADRAARNDADDRAANSRQRARTDTDVDADTAPRASAKPGPSKDEPARSDAKQASDEPAANDSAADTAAAVEQDGAAATTPDPVAVPIATAAAATAVPAASPASGNATAPLAIAAAALAASASDTGASAVASSAQATIDPDAGTSHAAAAAKTDAQAAATAAAAAQPAAEADAIPAAGVALAASIAAPVAPKVATPAKAAATQTPTAAPDGSDAAPGTADPTATATSTATPASHVAQPAAATGKPKAGHEAIDAAKTDGSAGAAPASAANGSGPAPSTAQAGPTPLDSSGTGLQATGAIQPQLHAGPAAAAAPLTVTAATNAAVPLSGLALEIAVSARSGKSRFEIRLDPADLGRIDVRIDVDRNGLVTSHLMVEKAETLSMLRQDAPQLQRALNDAGLSTGDGGLQFSLRDQSSSGRNDGDGSAPNAHRLIVAEEDSIPAVVAGRTYGRMLGSSSGVDIRI, encoded by the coding sequence GTGTCTTTTCAGGCGCCGGCGCCGAGGTCCGCAAGATCGGACCAGTCGCCCGGAAACGACAGTTTCGCGGCGCTGGTCGACAGCAATGCGTCCCCGGACGTCAACAACGCGCGCGCCGATGCACAATCGGCCTCGCAACGCCGCTCCGACGATGCAGCTGCAGCGGCAGCCGATGTCAGGCGGTCGCGCGACGCCGCGGCTGCCGACCGGGCGGCCCGGAACGATGCAGACGATCGCGCCGCCAATTCCAGACAGCGCGCCCGGACCGACACCGACGTAGACGCCGACACGGCCCCGCGCGCCAGCGCCAAGCCCGGCCCCTCGAAGGACGAGCCCGCGAGATCAGACGCAAAGCAGGCCTCCGACGAGCCTGCGGCAAACGATTCTGCGGCCGATACGGCCGCCGCGGTTGAGCAGGACGGCGCGGCCGCGACGACGCCCGACCCGGTCGCGGTGCCGATTGCTACCGCTGCGGCGGCGACGGCGGTTCCTGCTGCTTCGCCTGCGTCCGGCAATGCGACGGCGCCGCTTGCGATCGCAGCCGCCGCCCTTGCGGCGAGTGCATCGGACACCGGCGCCTCCGCGGTTGCGTCATCCGCGCAGGCCACGATCGATCCCGACGCTGGCACGTCCCATGCAGCCGCCGCGGCAAAGACCGATGCGCAGGCCGCAGCGACAGCTGCAGCCGCCGCGCAACCAGCGGCCGAGGCCGATGCAATCCCGGCGGCCGGCGTGGCATTGGCCGCGTCCATTGCCGCGCCGGTGGCGCCGAAGGTCGCTACGCCCGCCAAGGCAGCGGCGACCCAAACGCCGACTGCGGCACCCGACGGCTCCGACGCCGCGCCGGGCACGGCCGATCCCACCGCGACAGCCACATCGACCGCAACGCCGGCCAGTCATGTCGCGCAACCAGCGGCCGCCACCGGCAAGCCGAAGGCCGGACACGAGGCCATCGACGCGGCGAAAACGGACGGCTCCGCCGGCGCTGCGCCGGCATCGGCGGCCAACGGATCGGGCCCGGCGCCTTCGACCGCCCAGGCCGGACCGACGCCGCTCGATTCATCCGGCACCGGCCTGCAGGCGACCGGCGCGATCCAGCCGCAGCTTCACGCCGGCCCGGCCGCCGCCGCAGCGCCGTTGACCGTCACGGCGGCAACCAATGCGGCGGTGCCGCTCAGCGGTCTAGCGCTCGAAATTGCCGTGTCGGCGCGAAGCGGCAAGAGCCGCTTCGAAATCCGGCTCGATCCCGCCGACCTTGGCCGCATCGATGTCCGCATCGACGTCGACCGCAATGGCCTCGTGACTTCGCATCTGATGGTCGAAAAGGCGGAAACGCTGTCGATGTTGCGCCAGGACGCCCCCCAGCTGCAGCGCGCGCTCAACGACGCCGGGCTCTCGACCGGCGACGGCGGCCTGCAGTTCAGCCTGCGCGACCAGTCTTCCTCCGGCCGGAACGACGGGGACGGATCTGCTCCCAACGCACATCGCCTGATCGTGGCCGAGGAAGACAGCATTCCCGCCGTTGTCGCGGGACGAACCTATGGCCGCATGCTCGGTTCGAGCAGCGGCGTCGATATCAGGATCTGA